The Phormidium yuhuli AB48 DNA window GTTCACAATCTTTCATTCTTTTGCTAGGATCGGGTTTTCGGGAACTTTCATCTCCCTGAAATATTTTTTGCCAAATTTCATGCTGATTTAATTCATTTAAAAGCTGATTGAATTCTCCATAGTATATAGACGCTCTAATTTCTTGTGTTGACAGTTGCGTTCCTCCAGTATTAAGACGCTCAAAAATGTAATACATACTTGTACTAAATTCTTCTTGAGGTTCTTCTTGACGCACAATTGTTGCTGGCAAAATAGAATCATCTAGTTGCCTTTGATCATTGGCGGATAAATCTTCATAACCTTTACCGTCAAACTGCTCGGCGACTTTTGATAAACGAAAGTGTGTCTGTTTATTTTCATCACTTTTAATGGGAAATATTCCCTCATAAAAATACTGAAGTGTTTTAAGTCTTTGCTGACCATCAATGACAATTAGCTTATTTGTTTCAGGTTCTTTTGCCAGGAAAATTCCCGGAACAGGCAGACCGAGCAACAATGATTCGATGAACCGGGAAGCCTGTTCCTTTTTCCATACATACGAACGCTGAAAATCTGGTATATAAATATCTTGCCGTTGAATTCTTTTGACTAATCCATCTACTGGATAATCAGCATTGTAACTGGTAATAGAATAGGAGCTTGGCGATACGGTCTCTTGAACATCTCCTTCTATTTTATTAGAAGGGGACTGAGGGTTGGCTGAATTCTGAACGTTTGACATTTTTCAACTCGTAACCTTTTGAGATGACTTGTTAGACTGAATGCTTACTGTGTAGACAATTTCATGTTTTTGAGTATTTTTTGTGATTGTAAATTATTAACTCAAATACCTAAGCCTAATTGTATCACACTATCCAGTCTTACGTCCATTGATAAACTGTTTTTGATGTGGATTTGGTTTGGGTCACCCCAGAGCTTTGCAATTTGGTAACTTCAGCCCTTGATGGTTACATCTGTAACCATTGCGAACTATTAAAATTACGACCTGTTAACCTAAGGAGTTTTTAAACCCAGCAGGTCTTTCGAGAATGTCTGAAACGTGGTACTCGCGGAGCTTCACACCTTATCTCCCAACAACAGAATCAGGGTTTTACCCTCTTTAAGTGGGAAGCCAATGCCCGATTAAGGTAGTCAGGGGGACTTCTTAGACATCCTCTTAACCCCCCAACCAAGAAGGTGTTTAGCCAAGGACGTGTTAAACCTATTCAGGTGCATCTCAATCAGAACTATCTCGGATAAAACGCCTCGAATCATGAGATGCACCCAACAGAGTCTCTAGTTTTTCTTCAACCAGGAGAACATCGCCCGCAAGTCTTTCCCAACTTCTTCAATAGGGTGTTCCGCTTCCTGACGACGCATGGCCGTGAATCCGGGTTTACCCGATTGATTTTCCAAGACAAATTCCCGGGCAAATTGTCCCGATTGGATTTCGCTGAGAATCTCTTGCATGGCGGCTTTGGTTTCCGGAGTCACCACCCGAGGTCCCCGGGTATAGTCACCATATTCAGCGGTGTTGGAGATGCTGTCACGCATGGTCGCGAGACCGCCTTCCACGACCAAGTCCACAATCAATTTAACTTCGTGGAGACATTCAAAATACGCCAGTTCCGGTTGATAACCCGCTTCAATGAGGGTTTCAAACCCGGCTTTGATGAGCGCACTTAAGCCCCCACATAAGACGGCTTGTTCGCCAAATAAATCGGTTTCGGTTTCTTCCCGGAAACTGGTTTCTAAGATGCCAGCACGAGTTCCGCCAATTCCTTTCGCATAGGCCATCGCGCGATCGCGGGCCTGGCCGGAGGCATCTTGATATACGGCAAACAGACAGGGAACACCCTCCCCTTGTTCATAAGTCCGACGCACCAAATGACCGGGGCCTTTGGGGGCAATCATAACCACATCGACGTTTTCGGGGGGAACCACTTGCCCAAAATGGATGTTAAATCCATGGGCGAAGGCTAAAACATCGCCCTCTTTCAGATTCGGTTCAATTTCTTGTTTGTAAACGGTTTTCTGCACCTCATCCGGTAGCAGAATCATGATTAAATCGGCTTTCTCGGCGGCTTCCGCGACAGGATACACCGTCAGTCCGGCATCTTTGGCTTTGGGAGCCGATTTACTGCCAGGATACAGGCCAACGATGACATTCACGCCACTATCTTTTAAATTAAGAGCATGGGCGTGTCCTTGGGAACCATAGCCGATGATGGCAACGGTTTTATCGGCGAGTCTGTCCAGATTCGCATCTTGGTCGTAGTACATGCGAGCCATATGCACGTCTCCTTGAAAAATTCGGTGAATCGGCTGACTATCACAGGAATGCTGCCCCTGTTGTGAATCGTTGAGGATTCAGCGTTAGATAGAAAACACAATCTTTTATTGTACCAAAGAGTGGTCGGGCTGTTCCGGGTTGTAAGTTTCCTCGGCGATCGCCCGCGTTCGGTCGGATCAGAGGTTAAACTACAGAACATGGACAGGTGACCTGCGAAAACGGTTCGAGAGAGGGACAACGAATATGAGGCTCAGGCGGTATTCTATCCAAGTTGCGACTCACCTGGTGATGGCCATGGCGGTTGTCCTCTTCTCCGCTTCTGGTAACCTGGTCCGGGGACAGGGGTCTCCCAACTTGACGGAAGCTGAGACTGAGGAATTACAACGGTTTCGGGCCCAGGAGAGGTTTCAAGAGGATTGGGAACGGGCGATCGCCAATAGTGTCAGTTTACGCGATCGCATCGACGACCGAATTGAAAATGCCCTGGCCGCCCAACGCCCGGCCATTACGGCGGTCTTTGTGGTCTTGGCCCTGCTGCCCTTGTTGGGGGCGATCGCCGTTTGGCTGATTCTCAGTCGCCTGGAAGCCCGCGCTAATGCCTACGCCCAGGAAATTGACAGCATCAAAAATGATGCTATGGCGGAGTTACTGGGGATGATGAATGAGGCCCATAGTGTCTTACATCAAATTCAAACCAAAATCCATGAGCCACTTCCCCGAGTTCCTGTGGGGGCGGAACGCCAGATTAGTTCCGGTTCCCAGACTAGAGAAGCCCAGTCTGACGATGAGGAGAATCAGCAGGGGTTTGGGTCGTTTCAGGGAGTTTCACCGCCAAGGGAGTCTCCTCCAGAGGACGACTTGGATATCCTTCGAGATGATTCTTCACCCACAGACTCTCAAGCATTGCAAGACATCTCTATGGAGTCCGTAGGGGACATACAGGAGGACGAACCCCCTCCATCGTTGAACTCAATTCTCGACTCAGAGGAAGACCAAGAGGACGAACCCCCTCCATCGTTGAACTCAATTCTCGACTCAGAGGAAGACCAAGAGGACGAAACGCCCAAGACGACATCCCCCCCATCCGTCAATTCCATTTTAGAGAACGATTCAGAGGGGGAGGACGAACTTCCCTCCAGGACTACTCCTGAGACAGTGGCCCGGCCTCCCATCACCTATCGCGGTGGTGACGAGGGAATTGCGACCGCCTCTGAAAACCGTCTCAATGGCAATACCCAAACCTATCGCCTTCCGGAACAGGAACCGGTACGCCCCCCTGAACGCCCCCAACGACCCCCTCAACCGCCTCAAGTGGGTGCAGCGGAGTTTTGCCGTCAAGCGAATGCCCTCTTCTTTAGTGGTCGCTATAGCGAAGCCATCATCGCCTATCAGCAAGCCGTCCAACTTAAGCCCGATTACCATCAAGCCTGGAGTAATCAGGGAAGTGCCTTATTCCATCTACAACGCTATCCCGAGGCGATCGCCGCCTATGATCGCGCTCTGGGTATTCATCCTGACTATCCTGAAGCCTGGAACAACAAAGGGGGCGCACTGTCTAAACTGGGTCAGTATGAGGAGGCGTTAGCGGCTTATGATCGCGCGGTGGAACTCAAACCGGATTATGTGGAAGCCTGGAATAATCGTGGTTTGGCCCTAATGGAACTAAAACGCTATAAGGAATCCGTTGCTTCCTATAACCGGGCGGTGAAGTTAAAACCGGATTATGTGGAAGCCTGGAATAATCGTGGCCTAGCCTTTGCTGCTGCGAATCTCCATGAACATGCTCTACGCTGTTTTGAGAAGGCCCAGGGTCTCAATCCGGACAATATTGATGCCTATCGCTATCAGGGGGTGTCTCTGGCCGCCCTGGAACGCTATCCCGAAGCCATCCGCGCTTACCAACGGGGAACAGAGATTCAGCCCAATGATATTCCGACTTGGTACTATCTGGGACAACTTTTAACACAACTAGAACGGTATGATGAGGCGATCGCCGCTTACGATGAGGCGATCGCCCTACAGCCCGCTATTCCCGAGATTTGGTATAACAGGGCTGGTTGCTATAGTGCGCAAGGGTTTGTTGCCCCCTGCTTGGAAAGCTTGCAGGAGGCCCTTCGTCTAGCCCCTCATCCTTATCGCGAACGGGCCCAGGTGGACCCGATGTTCGATGAGATTCGCCAAGATGAACGATTTAAACAGTTGTTGTTGTAGGGGGAAACGTGATGGAGAGGCAATAGGGAAAACCCACCCCTGCCCCTCCCAGGAGGGGATGGCAATAGGCAATAGGGAGAACCCACCCCTGCCCCTCCCAGGAGCTAATCTTGTAGGGGTTTATCAGGTCGAGTGAAAATCTTGAGCCAAACCGTCACTTGAGGGGGCGATTGACTAGCCAGACCACTAGCCCGACCCAAGATTAACCCAACTTTACGCCAAATCCGAGCCACGGCTGTGACTTTCCCGGATGAGGGAGCCCACGGTAAGACATTATACAGAAGGTCGGGTTCAAGATTGGGGAACTCGACCGGGTTGAGACTCTTAAAAGCGACCGAGACCAGAGCGGTCGTTGGCACAAAACCTGTGTCAAGTCCAGAAGACCTCTAGCTCTCAACCCCGGAAGACCCCAGAGAAGCTAGCTTCATAAAGAAAAAGCGGTCCAGAGCCGTGGCCAGCACTTTCACTCCCGGAAAGGGTTGTTTTTTCGACGGGGCAAAGCCAATCAGTTTAGTTAAGGCTAAGACGGCCTGACCAAGAGAAACGATTTTTTGAGAGGAGACCTTCTCTAACAAGGTCACCTCCTCCGAATCAAACACCACCTGGGCACATTGTTCAGGATTTTCCCGAATCCCATGAGTCAGGGCCAGTAGCTGCCAGGCGACCACTGAATAAAAGCTCAAGGCGTTGACTAGGGTATGGATATCATCAAACTGTAATTTTTCCACATTCAAGGCTCCGGACTTGAGAGTGTAATGAAAGCGTTCGACTTGCCATCTGAGGGCATAAAAGCGGGTTACCCGTATCACCTGCTCTCGGGTCTCAATTGGCAGACTGGTCAATAAATACCAAGTAGCCGCTTCTTGGGTAGGGGACAGCTCTTCCTGGGTTTTCACGTCGACACAACGGATTTCCTCGGCGACGACCAAGGATAAACCTTGCGTTTTATGCTTTCTGGGACTTAACTTTTTCTCCGGATAAACGTTGACCGCCCCAGCTCTTAAGCGAAGAGTCACCTCCACTTCTCGGTTTTGACGCTCAATCCGTATCCGTTCATAGCCAAAGTCTTCCAACTCCTCGGGAATCTCGGCGAGTTTAGCCACCACTTGGCTCGAGGCGACTTCCAAGTTTCGCTGTTGATACACCCGGACGATGAATTCGACATTGTCTTCTCGGGGAGCTTTGAACAGGTCAAACACGTCTCCTTCTCGGTCTTCGACTGAGACAAAGCACTTGCTCGATTGCCTCGCTTGCTCATTGATGGCATCTAGCCCCTTGAGCCATTTACAGCTTTCTTTTTCTCCTTCGGCTAGATTCAGTCCCCCCTTTCGAGTCCAATATTGTTGTCCTAACAGTCCTAAGGGCAGACCGGACTCGTTCACCAGGAGGACATTGTGTTGTATGACTCCTCTGACTTTTCCTTGGATTACCCCTAGCCCCGACATCTCCTTGTGTCCTGAGTAGTTGTAATAGGTGGTGTCTTGGGCGGCAATCACATAGTCCCCTTCTGTGGCTGAGGCTCGTTCCCTTGTCGCTTCGATATGTCTCGATAGCATCACATCTTGGGTCATTTGCTTATGGGAGAACAGACGGGCAACGGTTTGGCGAAAACTGTTACCCATACATTGAGAGAATGATAAGTTGGGTTTGCTACAGGCCAGGCTATAGGCTTTCTCTAGACTTCTTTGAACTTGGGGTCGGAATAGTCCTTGGCTGCTGAACTCGCTCATCGGGGGCTTCTCTCAACTTGGCTCGGTCACCTATTTATCTTGTCAAATTGGCGCGACGGTCAGCAACCCCCTTCTCTTTTTCCCGAGCACCCCCCGGCGAGGGCTTGCTGCTGCCATGACCAGTCTGCCCCTGAAGCTTTCGCGTCAGCTCTGCCCCTAAGATAGGCAGAGCTGACTTGAGAGGGTCCCCTTGTTCTCTTTCTCTCCGGCTACTGCTGCTGCCCCTCCATCGCCCCTGACCGGGGCGACTTGACTCAAGACTTTCACTGGGTTTCACAAACCCCTACAAGATTAGCCCAGGAGGGGAGAACCGATTCTTAAAAATTCATAACTCACGAGTTACCATGATTCAAAAATCTTACATCCTCGCCGTTCTATCGTTACTGTTAGTTGCCCCCCGAGGGGCGATCGCTCAGGACCCAACTCCCCCCGATGCTGCCCCTCCTGACGCAACTGCCCCCATGCCGCCTCCAGAGCCGGAAGAACCCCCTTTTATTGCCCCAGCCCCGGCCGATGCAACGGCTGATTTAGATTCGCAAATTGACAATCGGCTACGCAATAGTTCGGTGGTTCGTGATGCGATTAATGATGCTGTTGATCGTAACTTTGCCTGGACGTTTGGCCTCTTAAATATCCTCTTATTGCTGTTAATTCTCTTCCCCATTGCGGGCCTGGCGTTGTTGTGGTGGATGCGTCGGGAAATGGTGTCACAAGTGGTGGATGAGGTGGAAAATCACCTCTCTGATGAGTTGAAGGCAGAAGTGAGTCGGGAGTTAAAAGCTGATTTTGCCTCGGCTTCCTCATCGGGGCCAGGAACGCCTACGGCTGAGCCAGCACAACTTAAGGATATGGTCTCTATGGCCCTGTCGGTGCAAAATGTGATGTCCAATGCTCGTCATACCATTGAGAACTCGATGCAATTGCAAGATCGGCTCAATGGACGTTTGCAGGATGTCTTGGAACTCCAGATGATGCAGGGACGACAACTGGAGGCTAATGGACAATATACTGAGGCGATCGCCGCCTTTGATCGCGCCATCGAGGTGGATGAACGCCATCCTGAGGCTTATTGCGCCAAAGGAACCCTCCTCGTTAGCCTACAACGCCTCGAAGAAGCCCTTGCTACCTATGCCCAGGCGGTGAAAGTGGCCCCCGATTGTGCTGAGGCTTGGTATGGAATCGCCCGCTGTTATGCCCTAGTCGGCCATCAGGAACCGGCGATTGAGAATCTTAAAAAGGCAATTCATCTCAATCCTGACTTGAAGGCTGAGGCCCAGGAGAGTGAGGCCTTCGCCAGTCTCCGGGAACAGGATGACTTCCAAAGCGCCCTCGCCATCGCCCAATAAACGGCAAAACTTATCAATTTGTAACAAGGACTTGACAACTCGGTACAATAGACTCAAACAAATCTCTTTTTAGATAACGTCATGAGTCAATTTACCTTAAACGTCTTGGCGATCGGCATTTTTAGCCTCACCATGTTTTCCCTCTTGGGGCCGATGCTAAACCTATCGCCTCTCTATCCGGCGGCGACGGTGTTTGTTCTGTTGGGATTGGCGACGGTTGACCAGTTGGGCTTCCAAGGTCAGGGAGGACAGGTGTTTCTGGATTGGTTGGGGGCGAATACGGGCGATCGCCGCCAGCGAGTCATCCGCCATGAAGCGGGGCATTTCCTGGTGGCCTATCTCCTGGATGTCCCCATCGCCAACTATAGTCTCAGCGCCTGGGAAGCCCTCAAACAAGGACAAAGCGGACGAGGCGGCGTTCAGTTTGACGATGGGCAATTGCTATCTGAACTCAGTCAAGGACAACTCTCGGCCCAACAGTTAAATCGCTATGCGATGGTCTGGATGGCGGGAATAGCTGCCGAAGAACTCGACGAAGACAGTGCCCGAGGGGGTATTGACGATCGCCAGCAACTGCGTTTAGTCTTGCGTCAGTTACGTCCGGTTGTTCGTGACAGTGAAGCCCGAGAACGTTGGGCAATTTTACAGGCGCGAACCCTCATTGATCGCCATCGGGATGCTTATGAGGCCTTAGTTGAGGCCATGTCTCAACGGCTTAGTGTTCAGGAATGCTGCGATCGCATCCAGGAACATCTCACCCCAGCCGTCTCCTAATCGCCTCTTGACGGGGGTGGTTGTTTCGTCCGATGGTTGAGGGGAAGGGTTGTCTGGGCCGGGTTGAACCGGTCACCACGACCCGACCTAGCACTATGAATACACAAAATTTGGAAAACGTCATGACCGGGTTTAAACGACTGGCGGCGATGCTTGCGGTAGTCATCGCCCTAACCCTGACGGGGTGTAGTAACTCCCCAAGTAGTGGGTTGACTTCCTATACCGATAGCTACGATGGCTATCGCTTCCTCTATCCCAACGAATGGATTGAGATGGATGCGTCTAACCTGGCGCCGGATGTGGTGTTACATGATCTCATTGAACGCAGTGAAAATCTCAGTGTGATTATTAATCCGGCCCAAGCGGAAGAAACCTTGACCGATTTAGGAACTCCTACAGAAGTCGGTTATGAACTCTCCAAACGGGCCATCGCCCCAGAGGGCAGCGATCGCGTGGCAGAATTGGTCGATGCCCAATCTCGACAGGATGAAGATGGCAAAACCTACTATATCCTGGAGTATGCCGTCACCTTACCCGATCAACTGCGTCATAACATTGCCAGCATCGCCATTTCTCGCGGTCAACTGTTTACCCTGAATGTTTCCACCACGGAACGCCGTTGGCAGGAAATTCAGGATAAACTGCGGATTGTCGCTCGTTCCTTCTTCGTCTATTAATCCTTAGACGGGTCTCTCCGTTATCCCCTTGCGCAGGACTGTCCCATGAGTTCTCCCATTCTAATTCTCGCCTCCGCCTCTCCCGCCCGTCGGCAACTCTTGCGTAGCGCAGGGATTGACCCCATTATCTGTCCTAGCGATTTGGATGAATCCCAGGTTCAACTGAGTAATCCAGTGGCCTTAGTCCAAACCCTAGCCCAACTTAAGGGAGAACGCATTGCAGCGGGGATTCGTTGCAAGGATGTCGCCCCCCATTCTCCGAATCCTGAACAGCCCGAGTCGGTGTTGGTGTTAGCCTGTGATTCAGTATTAGTGTTGGGCGATCGCATCTATGGCAAACCCGCTAACCCGGAAGAGGCGATCGCCCGTTGGCAGTTGATGCGGGGTGAGGTAGGCGAACTTTATACGGGCCATGCCATTGTGGATATTTCTCAGAATATCACCCTGGTCAATTGTCAGGTTACCAAAGTGCATTTCGCCAAGGTGAGTGACTCGGAAATTGAGGCCTATGTCGCGACTGGGGAACCCCTCAATTGTGCTGGATGTTTTGCCATTGATGGCCGAGGGAGTTTATTGGTAGAGAAGATTGAAGGCTGTCATAGTAATGTTATTGGTTTGAGTTTGCCGCTGTTTCGACGGATGCTGCTTGAACTGGGTTACACCTTAGAGAACTTGTGGTAACACAACCCCCCAATGGAATGACAGAGTGGATGCAACACAACCTGGGTAGAGAATGACGGATGCAGAAGTCATCGTGATTGGGAGTGGAATCGGTGGATTAGTGGCCGGTTCCCTCTTGGCGCGATATGGAAAGTCAGTACTGGTCTGTGAAAGTCATGTACTTCCGGGTGGGGCCGCCCACGGATTTTCCCGTAAAGGCTTCCATTTTGATGCCGGCCCTTCGTTTTTTTGTGGCTTGGGTGACGGGCCAAGTCTTAATCCTCTGCGTCAGGTCTTCGAGGCGTTGGAGGTCTCCCTCGATACCATCCCCTATGACCCCCTAGGAGAGTATCACTTCCCCGATGGAACCTTCCCCGTGTACTGCGATCGCCATCGCTACTATGAGGAAATTGCCCGCATCACCCCCCATGGGGCCAAAGAATATCGGGAACTTGAACGCCGCCTCAACAAACTCTACAACGGTATCCGCCAGATTCCCACTCTAGCCCTGCGGAGTGACTGGCAAGTGCTACCTTTCTTAGTCCAACATTATCCCCGGGCCCTGCTGAAACTCCTTCCCATGGCTGGGTCAACTCAAAAGACGGTTGGGGAAATTATGGATACCTGTGTCCGCAATAGTTGGGTGCGGCGGATGGTGAATTTGGAATGTTTCCTGCTATCGGGGTTGAAGTCTTACGGAACCATCGCCCCGGAAATGGCGTTTATGTATGGGGAACGTCATCACGCCAAGGTAGATTATCCTCGGGGGGGAAGTGGGGCTATTGTACAGGCGTTGATTCGGGGGTTGGAGAAATGGGGAGGAAGCTTACGGCTACGCAGCCATGTGGAGAAAATTTTGGTGGAGTCGGGCCAGGTGACGGGGGTGCGGCTACGGAGTGGCGAAGTCCTCAAGGCCCCGATTGTGATTTCCAACGCTACGGTCTGGGATACCTACCGTAAGTTACTGAGTAGTCATCATCTCCCCCCTAACTATCGCAAGGAAGCCCTGGAATTGCCACGGCTGAATAGCTTTATGCACCTCTATTTGGGGATTCGTGGGGCGGGATTAGAGGGGTTGGGAGGACATCATGTGGTGTTGTTAGATAATACGCTGGATGTAACGGTTCCGGGGAATACCTGTATGGTGTCGATTCCCACGGTTTGGGACTCTAGTCTAGCCCCAGAGGGGTATCATGCGGTTCACTGTTACACCCTCGAACCCTATAAGTCCTGGAAACTGGATGCGAACTATGAGGAACGGAAACAGCAGCGATCGCAATCTCTGTATCGGGCCCTAGAACGGATTATTCCCGATATCCGCGATCGCATTGAGTTTGAGATGGTAGGAACGCCAATCACCCATGAGCGGTTTTTACGTCGCTATCAAGGAACCTATGGCCCCGGGATTCCAGCCATTCAAGGGATTTTTCCCCTCAATCAAACTCCCCTGCCGGGATTGTATCGTGTCGGTGACACAACTATGCCGGGAATTGGGGTTCCGGCGGTGGCGGCTTCGGGGATTCTTTGCGCCAATAGTCTCGTTTCACCCCAGCAAACCTTAGAACTTCTCAAACAGGTGGGGTTGGCTTGACGGGGAGGGGTTTGGTGTAGGACGCTGGGGGTTTGTTGCCCTGAGGAGAAATGTTGTGAGTCATCCCCGTCAGGTGGCCGTGATGGCGTTGAATGAGATTGAACGCAAGGATACCTATGCGGATGTGGCCTTGCAACGACAGTTGGCGAAGTCGCGCCTGACGGGGGGCGATCGCGCCTTGGCGACGGAGTTGGTGTATGGAGTGGTGCGACGACGGCGATCGCTCGATGCTGTGATTGACCAGTTTGCCAAGAAACCAGCCCGCCAACAAGCCCTGGAATTACGAGTGTTGTTGCGTCTGGGACTCTATCAACTCATCTATCTCGATCGCGTGGCCGAGGCGTTGGCCGTCGATAGTACCGTGGAACTGGCGAAAGTCCAAGGGTTGGGGGGCTTAACCAAGGTAGTTAACGGCATTTTACGCCAATATCTGCGCCAACGAACTCCCGAGAATCCCCTCGCTATCCCCCTTCCGGAAAATCCTGTGTCTTGCTTGGGGGTGCGTCACAGTTACCCGGACTGGATTGTACAACAGTGGTCTGAGTCCTTGGGAATCGGGGAGGCGGAACAACTCTGTTGTTGGTTCAATCAACCCCCCCAACTCTATTTACGAGTTAATCCTCTGAAAACGACCCGAGAGGAGGTACAAAAAAGTTTCTTAGAGGCAGGTATTGAGGTCGAGACGCTGCCGAATTTACCGCAAGGGTTAAAATTGCCATCCGCCGGTCAAATCGAGGCGTTACCGGGCTATAGCGAGGGCTGGTGGACGGTGCAGGATGCCAGCGCCCAATGGGTCAGTCATCTGTTGAACCCACAGCCTGGGGAGGTGATTGTGGATGCTTGTGCGGCCCCGGGTGGGAAGACGACCCATATTGCTGAGTTGATGGGCGATATGGGTCAGATTTGGGCTTGCGATCGCACGGCCTCGCGCTTGAAGAAAGTCGACCAAAATTGTCAGCGGTTGCAGTTACAGTCCGTGAAAACGATGTTGGGGGATAGCCGTGATTTGACCCAGTTTCAGGAGTCGTGCGATCGCGTCCTCTTAGATGTCCCCTGTTCCGGGTTAGGAACCCTCCACCGTCGCGCTGATTTACGCTGGCGACAAACTCCCGAAGCGATTACCGAGTTAGCCCAACTACAACAGGGGTTATTGACGGCGGCGGCCGGGTGGCTGAAACCCGGTGGAGTGTTAGTGTACGCCACTTGTACCGTGAGTTATCCAGAAAATGAAGGCGTGATTCAACCCTTTTTAGACCGTCATCCCCATTGGACCATAGAACCTCCCCCCCAAGACTGGAACTTACCCGTCAGTGAGTCTGGGGGAGTGCGTCTCTATCCTCATCGCCATGAGAGTGACGGCTTTTTTATGGTCAAATTGCGGCGGCGATCGACTTAAAGGTCCTCTGGGTTGACCCCAAGTTCCCGCAAGCGTTGGGCCAGGCGATCGGCTTTGGCCTGGGCCGCATCCCGTTCCGCCTGGGCCACATCCCGTTCCGCCTGGGCCGCATCCCGTTCCGCCTTGATTTCCTGTAAGGTCTGAAAACGCGACCCATCCGGGCGATAGAGGGTTAATCCCTCTTCAGTCCAATCGAAGCGAATCCCCAGGCGAGGACTAACCCAGTCGGACATCTGTTCAATGACCTTCAGACTTTCTTTTCCTCGTTGCAGACCACTCAAGTCATTGTGATCAGGGTCGTAGATGTAATACTCTTCCACCCCAAACTCATCATAAAACGTCTGTTTCTGGGCCATCTCTTTGAGGGTATTCCCAGGAGAGAGGATTTCAAAGACCACTTGCGGCGGGATATTGTCTTCTTCCCATTGTTTATAAGATCCGCGATCGCCCTTGGGCCGTCCAAACACCACCATCGCATCTGGGGCGCGACGGATACGATTATCTCCCTCAACGGGATACCAGAGTAAGTCCCCAGCGACAAAGACTTCGGGGTCATCGGCAAAAATGAGGTCTAAGTTCTCCTTAATGATGACAATCCAGCGAAACTGAAGGGTATTGTCGGCCATGGGCTGTCCGTCGCTGTCGGGGTAATGGATGGTTTTAGGTTTCGACGTTGTTGGCTGTTGGGTTTGAGAAATCATGGCATTTTTGACCTTGAGAGGACATTAACGGTCTAAAGGTTGTCGGGATTGACGCCGAGTTCCCGCAGGCGTTGGGCCAGGCGATCGGCTTTGGCCTGGACCGCATCTCGTTCCGCCTGGGCTACATCCCGTTCCGCTTGGGCTGCATCCCGTTCGGCCTGGGCCGCATCTCGTTCGGCTTTAATTTCCTGAAATGTCTGAAAACGTGACCCATCCGGGCGATAGAGGGTTAATCCCTCCTCAGTCCAATCGAAGCGAATCCCCA harbors:
- a CDS encoding TPR end-of-group domain-containing protein; protein product: MIQKSYILAVLSLLLVAPRGAIAQDPTPPDAAPPDATAPMPPPEPEEPPFIAPAPADATADLDSQIDNRLRNSSVVRDAINDAVDRNFAWTFGLLNILLLLLILFPIAGLALLWWMRREMVSQVVDEVENHLSDELKAEVSRELKADFASASSSGPGTPTAEPAQLKDMVSMALSVQNVMSNARHTIENSMQLQDRLNGRLQDVLELQMMQGRQLEANGQYTEAIAAFDRAIEVDERHPEAYCAKGTLLVSLQRLEEALATYAQAVKVAPDCAEAWYGIARCYALVGHQEPAIENLKKAIHLNPDLKAEAQESEAFASLREQDDFQSALAIAQ
- a CDS encoding IS4 family transposase; translated protein: MSEFSSQGLFRPQVQRSLEKAYSLACSKPNLSFSQCMGNSFRQTVARLFSHKQMTQDVMLSRHIEATRERASATEGDYVIAAQDTTYYNYSGHKEMSGLGVIQGKVRGVIQHNVLLVNESGLPLGLLGQQYWTRKGGLNLAEGEKESCKWLKGLDAINEQARQSSKCFVSVEDREGDVFDLFKAPREDNVEFIVRVYQQRNLEVASSQVVAKLAEIPEELEDFGYERIRIERQNREVEVTLRLRAGAVNVYPEKKLSPRKHKTQGLSLVVAEEIRCVDVKTQEELSPTQEAATWYLLTSLPIETREQVIRVTRFYALRWQVERFHYTLKSGALNVEKLQFDDIHTLVNALSFYSVVAWQLLALTHGIRENPEQCAQVVFDSEEVTLLEKVSSQKIVSLGQAVLALTKLIGFAPSKKQPFPGVKVLATALDRFFFMKLASLGSSGVES
- a CDS encoding DUF262 domain-containing protein gives rise to the protein MSNVQNSANPQSPSNKIEGDVQETVSPSSYSITSYNADYPVDGLVKRIQRQDIYIPDFQRSYVWKKEQASRFIESLLLGLPVPGIFLAKEPETNKLIVIDGQQRLKTLQYFYEGIFPIKSDENKQTHFRLSKVAEQFDGKGYEDLSANDQRQLDDSILPATIVRQEEPQEEFSTSMYYIFERLNTGGTQLSTQEIRASIYYGEFNQLLNELNQHEIWQKIFQGDESSRKPDPSKRMKDCELILRFIALNFAIDSYKKSMKEFLNQFMKTNRNLQRYSALEIKGVFENTINTIYQALGERAFRPRRGLHAAVFDAVMVGVANRLKQGEVQQKSLLQNAYNELLENHKFLESSINSRQMTNIRNVKNRIDLATQKFQNVP
- the ilvC gene encoding ketol-acid reductoisomerase, whose amino-acid sequence is MHMARMYYDQDANLDRLADKTVAIIGYGSQGHAHALNLKDSGVNVIVGLYPGSKSAPKAKDAGLTVYPVAEAAEKADLIMILLPDEVQKTVYKQEIEPNLKEGDVLAFAHGFNIHFGQVVPPENVDVVMIAPKGPGHLVRRTYEQGEGVPCLFAVYQDASGQARDRAMAYAKGIGGTRAGILETSFREETETDLFGEQAVLCGGLSALIKAGFETLIEAGYQPELAYFECLHEVKLIVDLVVEGGLATMRDSISNTAEYGDYTRGPRVVTPETKAAMQEILSEIQSGQFAREFVLENQSGKPGFTAMRRQEAEHPIEEVGKDLRAMFSWLKKN
- a CDS encoding tetratricopeptide repeat protein; amino-acid sequence: MRLRRYSIQVATHLVMAMAVVLFSASGNLVRGQGSPNLTEAETEELQRFRAQERFQEDWERAIANSVSLRDRIDDRIENALAAQRPAITAVFVVLALLPLLGAIAVWLILSRLEARANAYAQEIDSIKNDAMAELLGMMNEAHSVLHQIQTKIHEPLPRVPVGAERQISSGSQTREAQSDDEENQQGFGSFQGVSPPRESPPEDDLDILRDDSSPTDSQALQDISMESVGDIQEDEPPPSLNSILDSEEDQEDEPPPSLNSILDSEEDQEDETPKTTSPPSVNSILENDSEGEDELPSRTTPETVARPPITYRGGDEGIATASENRLNGNTQTYRLPEQEPVRPPERPQRPPQPPQVGAAEFCRQANALFFSGRYSEAIIAYQQAVQLKPDYHQAWSNQGSALFHLQRYPEAIAAYDRALGIHPDYPEAWNNKGGALSKLGQYEEALAAYDRAVELKPDYVEAWNNRGLALMELKRYKESVASYNRAVKLKPDYVEAWNNRGLAFAAANLHEHALRCFEKAQGLNPDNIDAYRYQGVSLAALERYPEAIRAYQRGTEIQPNDIPTWYYLGQLLTQLERYDEAIAAYDEAIALQPAIPEIWYNRAGCYSAQGFVAPCLESLQEALRLAPHPYRERAQVDPMFDEIRQDERFKQLLL